Proteins found in one Megalobrama amblycephala isolate DHTTF-2021 linkage group LG5, ASM1881202v1, whole genome shotgun sequence genomic segment:
- the nkx2.4a gene encoding NK2 homeobox 4a isoform X2 — translation MSLSPKHTTPFSVTDILSPIEETYKKFSGMESTGNLTSPLGAYRQPQVSQTGMQQHSMGHNATVATTYHMPHSVSQFSHSAMGGYCNGSIANMGDLPSYQETMRNSAAATGWYGANPDPRYSTSMNMTGMGTLTGMADTTKSIPPLHAAPRRKRRVLFSQAQVYELERRFKQQKYLSAPEREHLASMIHLTPTQVKIWFQNHRYKMKRQAKDKAAQQLQQEGNLCQQQQSPRRVAVPVLVKDGKPCQNGSNTPTPNQQQMQQQQNGSGVVLPTSSNSMNQHQTQQVNALVQAQDLEEMSPSPPSLHSQMNNMGQIDTSVDYTNNMVTSNLLYGRTW, via the exons ATGTCGCTGAGCCCAAAGCACACGACACCTTTTTCAGTGACAGATATTTTGAGCCCAATTGAGGAGACTTACAAGAAGTTTAGTGGCATGGAGAGCACTGGAAACCTCACATCTCCATTGGGAGCGTACCGGCAACCTCAGGTGTCCCAGACTGGCATGCAGCAACACTCTATGGGCCACAACGCCACTGTGGCGACCACCTACCATATGCCACACTCCGTTTCCCAATTCTCGCACAGTGCAATGGGGGGCTACTGCAATGGCAGCATTGCCAACATGGGGGACCTACCCTCTTACCAAGAAACTATGAGAAACAGCGCAGCAGCAACAGGGTGGTACGGCGCCAATCCTGACCCTAGATACTCAACAA GTATGAACATGACAGGAATGGGCACGCTGACAGGCATGGCCGACACCACCAAATCCATCCCACCTCTGCACGCAGCTCCAAGGAGGAAACGACGGGTGCTCTTCTCTCAAGCACAAGTCTACGAGCTGGAAAGGAGATTTAAGCAACAGAAATACCTTTCAGCGCCCGAGAGGGAACACCTGGCTAGTATGATACATCTAACCCCGACGCAGGTCAAGATCTGGTTTCAGAATCATCGCTACAAGATGAAACGGCAGGCCAAGGACAAAGCAGCACAGCAGCTTCAACAGGAGGGCAACCTGTGTCAACAGCAGCAGTCGCCGAGGAGAGTGGCTGTCCCTGTCTTAGTGAAGGACGGCAAGCCTTGTCAAAACGGCTCCAACACACCGACGCCAAACCAGCAGCaaatgcagcagcagcaaaacgGTTCCGGGGTCGTGCTTCCTACCTCGAGTAATTCTATGAACCAACACCAAACCCAGCAGGTCAACGCACTGGTTCAGGCCCAAGACCTGGAGGAAATGTCCCCCAGTCCCCCGTCACTTCACTCGCAGATGAACAACATGGGACAGATAGACACCTCTGTAGATTACACAaataacatggtcacgtcgaatCTGCTTTATGGCAGAACGTGGTAA
- the nkx2.4a gene encoding NK2 homeobox 4a isoform X1: MSLSPKHTTPFSVTDILSPIEETYKKFSGMESTGNLTSPLGAYRQPQVSQTGMQQHSMGHNATVATTYHMPHSVSQFSHSAMGGYCNGSIANMGDLPSYQETMRNSAAATGWYGANPDPRYSTISRFMGPSTGMNMTGMGTLTGMADTTKSIPPLHAAPRRKRRVLFSQAQVYELERRFKQQKYLSAPEREHLASMIHLTPTQVKIWFQNHRYKMKRQAKDKAAQQLQQEGNLCQQQQSPRRVAVPVLVKDGKPCQNGSNTPTPNQQQMQQQQNGSGVVLPTSSNSMNQHQTQQVNALVQAQDLEEMSPSPPSLHSQMNNMGQIDTSVDYTNNMVTSNLLYGRTW; encoded by the exons ATGTCGCTGAGCCCAAAGCACACGACACCTTTTTCAGTGACAGATATTTTGAGCCCAATTGAGGAGACTTACAAGAAGTTTAGTGGCATGGAGAGCACTGGAAACCTCACATCTCCATTGGGAGCGTACCGGCAACCTCAGGTGTCCCAGACTGGCATGCAGCAACACTCTATGGGCCACAACGCCACTGTGGCGACCACCTACCATATGCCACACTCCGTTTCCCAATTCTCGCACAGTGCAATGGGGGGCTACTGCAATGGCAGCATTGCCAACATGGGGGACCTACCCTCTTACCAAGAAACTATGAGAAACAGCGCAGCAGCAACAGGGTGGTACGGCGCCAATCCTGACCCTAGATACTCAACAA TTTCTAGATTCATGGGACCTTCCACAGGTATGAACATGACAGGAATGGGCACGCTGACAGGCATGGCCGACACCACCAAATCCATCCCACCTCTGCACGCAGCTCCAAGGAGGAAACGACGGGTGCTCTTCTCTCAAGCACAAGTCTACGAGCTGGAAAGGAGATTTAAGCAACAGAAATACCTTTCAGCGCCCGAGAGGGAACACCTGGCTAGTATGATACATCTAACCCCGACGCAGGTCAAGATCTGGTTTCAGAATCATCGCTACAAGATGAAACGGCAGGCCAAGGACAAAGCAGCACAGCAGCTTCAACAGGAGGGCAACCTGTGTCAACAGCAGCAGTCGCCGAGGAGAGTGGCTGTCCCTGTCTTAGTGAAGGACGGCAAGCCTTGTCAAAACGGCTCCAACACACCGACGCCAAACCAGCAGCaaatgcagcagcagcaaaacgGTTCCGGGGTCGTGCTTCCTACCTCGAGTAATTCTATGAACCAACACCAAACCCAGCAGGTCAACGCACTGGTTCAGGCCCAAGACCTGGAGGAAATGTCCCCCAGTCCCCCGTCACTTCACTCGCAGATGAACAACATGGGACAGATAGACACCTCTGTAGATTACACAaataacatggtcacgtcgaatCTGCTTTATGGCAGAACGTGGTAA